TTTCAATCTTCCACGAACAAAAGAAGGTCCAAAGAGAGGCATTTAATTTCATAAAGAACCAAGTATATgggataaagaaaatcactactgcTTGCTATGGATAGTAAAATATAAGTACATATTGTTCAGGTTTATACTGGCTGTTACAATGAAATATTGGAAACAAAAGGAGCCGATGCATATACTACTTATAGCGGCTCCCTTACTACAATTCAGAAGAACTCACGCCTCAAGGTTTCAATGCTGGATAAGGTAAACGGTGTAACTACTAAGAGGCTAAGAGCATGAGAATACCCAGTCAGCGCCAAAAATTCGGCTCCAAACCAAGTAACTAGTACACAAAAATGGAAATCACACGGGAAGCGCACTGGACTCAATTCAGTGAGCATCATCTCAAGAACTAAGGTTGATTACCCTGGTGAAAACGAAACAATTTCTTATCCAAACAAAGCAGGAAGCACCCATGTATCAATCACACTACCAGATAGAAACGGTCATAACAAACATAACTTGAGTCAGTTCTAACAAGATCTCACAGATCTACGACGCTATAACTCAGGGGAGGGTCCTAGGACGGTGAATTGCCCGCGCTACTTCCACAAACACACGCATCAGAACAACGGGCGCGCAGAATTTCCGACGAAGAAACCAGATCCCAGATCGGAGGGGGGCGCGGGGAACGAAGAAGCACCTGCGGAGACGAGATCAGCCGGACCCGACGATGATGTTGTTGATGGGGATGAAGATGAGCTTGACGAAGAACCCGACGAAGCCCATGACGACGAACCCGATGGCCGTCCGAATGGCCACCTTGGTGAACTCTGCACACGCCAGCAAACCATACGGCGTCAGATCTGGGCCAGAGCTAAGACCGCCGCGTCGGCGGATCCGATGCGCCGGGTCCTTCCTTACCCTTTCGGTCGGGCTTGTGGCAGCGCTTGACGAGGCGAACGCTGTCCTTGGCGAACTCCCGGAGCGGGTCGACCACGGAGTCCACGGCGTCCATGGCTG
Above is a window of Triticum aestivum cultivar Chinese Spring chromosome 6B, IWGSC CS RefSeq v2.1, whole genome shotgun sequence DNA encoding:
- the LOC123136576 gene encoding protein transport protein Sec61 subunit gamma — translated: MDAVDSVVDPLREFAKDSVRLVKRCHKPDRKEFTKVAIRTAIGFVVMGFVGFFVKLIFIPINNIIVGSG